From Triticum urartu cultivar G1812 chromosome 2, Tu2.1, whole genome shotgun sequence, a single genomic window includes:
- the LOC125538032 gene encoding protein BIC1-like: MAYSGDVEEVPEHGAAHPAEACTGGLAEESRPVAADATSSDHRAAVAAQDQAGRISTSKEKREAGKLLQPADKEEEGETARERLKRHRREMAGRVWVPEMWGQEKLLKDWMDCSAFDRPLVPAGLLTARRALVAESCARRPAPAPPASSSPLRVQDGCS; this comes from the coding sequence ATGGCATACTCCGGCGACGTCGAGGAGGTGCCGGAGCACGGAGCGGCTCACCCGGCCGAGGCATGCACGGGCGGCTTGGCGGAGGAAAGCCGGCCGGTCGCGGCCGACGCTACGTCCTCCGATCACcgtgcggcggtggcggcgcaAGATCAAGCTGGAAGAATATCCACGTCCAAGGAGAAGCGGGAGGCGGGGAAGCTGCTGCAGCCAGCGgacaaggaggaggaaggggaGACCGCGCGGGAAAGGCTGAAGCGGCACAGGCGGGAGATGGCGGGGAGGGTGTGGGTGCCGGAGATGTGGGGGCAGGAGAAGCTGCTCAAGGACTGGATGGACTGCTCCGCCTTCGACCGCCCGCTCGTGCCGGCCGGCTTGCTCACTGCGCGCCGGGCGCTCGTCGCCGAGTCCTGCGCGCGCCGCCCGGCCCCGGCACCACCTGCCAGCTCCAGCCCTCTCCGGGTGCAAGACGGCTGCTCCTGA